In Castanea sativa cultivar Marrone di Chiusa Pesio chromosome 6, ASM4071231v1, a single window of DNA contains:
- the LOC142640560 gene encoding putative WRKY transcription factor 20 isoform X2, producing MELRLLTATTSTSTSTSSNNTSSSADVAAPPEDPTRNNETTASAAAAAAANARYKMMSPAKLPISRSTCLTIPPGLSPTSFLESPVLLSNMKAEPSPTTGSFMKTHMMHGPVGSTNPVPADLNQQRSEQSVQAQGQCQPQAFASSPSVKKEMAVSSNELSLASPGHMVTSGAIVPVEVDTDEPNHRGTSNTGVQASQFDHKGSGPSVIAERPSDDGYNWRKYGQKLVKGSEFPRSYYKCTHPNCEVKKLFERSHDGQITEIIYKGTHDHPKPQPSRRYTAGAIMAVQEERSDKALSLNGRDERSGMFGQTSHTVEPNSTPDRSPVAVNDDSLDGGSMPNRIHDEADDDDPFSKRRKMDIGGADVTSVVKPIREPRVVVQTLSEVDILDDGYRWRKYGQKVVRGNPNPRSYYKCTNAGCPVRKHVERASHDPKAVITTYEGKHNHDVPTARTSSHDTAGPTAVSGPLRIRSEENDNVSLDLGVGINSAVENRSNEHRQTHHSDIRGSQIHASSSHYNVVQATPVMTYFGVLNTGMSQYGSRGNPSESLNIGIPPLNHSSYPFPQNMGKILTGP from the exons atggagctcCGATTATTAACAGCTACTACGAGTACTAGTACTAGTACTAGTAGTAATAATACTAGTAGCTCTGCTGACGTGGCCGCACCGCCTGAAGATCCGACCCGAAACAACGAAACGACGGCgtctgctgctgctgctgcggcGGCGAACGCCAGGTACAAGATGATGTCGCCGGCGAAGCTTCCGATCTCGAGGTCCACGTGTCTCACGATCCCACCTGGGCTCAGTCCGACGTCGTTTCTCGAATCCCCTGTTCTTCTCTCCAACATGAAG GCAGAGCCCTCTCCAACCACTGGTTCCTTTATGAAGACTCATATGATGCATGGCCCTGTTGGTTCTACAAATCCG gTTCCTGCAGATTTGAACCAACAGAGAAGTGAACAATCTGTGCAAGCCCAAGGTCAGTGCCAACCTCAGGCATTTGCATCATCACCTTCAGTGAAAAAAGAGATGGCAGTTTCCTCAAATGAGTTGAGTCTTGCGTCACCAGGTCACATGGTTACTTCAGGGGCTATTGTACCAGTTGAAGTTGATACTGATGAACCAAACCATAGAGGGACCTCCAACACTGGGGTTCAAGCTTCACAATTCGATCATAAAGGAAGTGGACCTTCAGTCATTGCTGAGAGGCCATCTGATGATGGATATAACTGGAGAAAATATGGACAGAAACTTGTTAAAGGAAGTGAATTTCCACGTAGCTATTACAAATGTACACATCCTAACTGTGAAGTGAAAAAGCTGTTTGAGCGCTCTCATGATGGACAGATAACTGAGATTATCTACAAGGGGACACATGATCATCCTAAACCTCAACCTAGCCGTCGATATACTGCTGGTGCTATTATGGctgttcaagaagaaagatctGATAAGGCTCTATCATTAAATGGTCGAGATG AGAGGTCTGGCATGTTTGGACAGACGTCCCATACAGTTGAGCCAAATAGCACTCCTGACCGATCTCCTGTTGCAGTAAATGATGATAGTCTAGATGGAGGTTCAATGCCAAATAGGATCCATGATGAGgctgatgatgatgatccaTTCTCAAAGCGGAG GAAAATGGACATTGGTGGGGCTGATGTCACTTCGGTGGTTAAGCCTATCCGGGAACCACGAGTTGTTGTTCAAACCCTTAGTGAGGTAGATATACTGGATGATGGGTACCGCTGGCGCAAATATGGGCAGAAAGTGGTCAGAGGCAATCCTAATCCAAG GAGCTACTACAAGTGCACAAATGCTGGATGCCCTGTTAGAAAACATGTGGAAAGAGCATCTCATGATCCCAAAGCAGTTATAACCACATATGAGGGGAAACACAATCATGATGTACCTACTGCAAGGACTAGTAGTCATGATACAGCAGGACCCACGGCTGTGAGTGGACCTTTGAGGATTAGATCAGAAGAAAATGATAATGTTAGCCTTGATCTTGGGGTTGGGATCAACTCAGCTGTTGAGAATAGATCCAACGAGCATAGGCAGACACATCATTCTGATATTCGAGGAAGCCAAATTCACGCTAGCAGTTCACATTATAATGTAGTTCAAGCAACCCCAGTCATGACATACTTTGGTGTTCTAAATACTGGCATGAGTCAGTATGGGTCTAGAGGAAATCCAAGTGAAAGCCTTAACATTGGAATTCCACCTTTAAACCATTCCTCTTACCCATTTCCCCAGAACATGGGGAAAATACTAACAGGTCCATGA
- the LOC142639251 gene encoding scarecrow-like protein 21 isoform X2, giving the protein MPTIQSLEPHSCSDDSSQGTHPSVPIFEQYCTLESHSGTSGYAIHNSPSTVSFSPNGSSEQDTESFPVYSHQSSDNTCGSPVNESCLTDDVDDLRHKILELETAMLGPHSDTPDICSITNPVGLVQIPYDAEKCKQMMEMISRWDLKEVLCACAKAIEENDRFTTEWLMSHLQQMVSVNGEPIQRLGAYMLEGLVARLASSGSSIYKALRCKEPASAELLSYMHVLYEVCPYFKFGYMSANGAIAEAMKDENEVHIIDFMIAQGSQWITLIQGLAARPGGPPKIRITGIDDSTSAYARGGGLDIVGNRLSKLAESCKVPFEFNAARVPAAEVQLEDLGVRPGEAIAVNFALVLHHMPDESVGSQNHRDRLLRLVKSLSPKLVTLVEQESNTNTAPFFHRFLETLKYYTAIFESIDVTLPRDHKERINVEQFCLARDIVNIIACEGPERVERHELLGKWRSRFMMAGFTPYPLSSLVNATIKTLLKSYSEKYTLEERDGAFFLGWLDRVLVTSCAWQ; this is encoded by the coding sequence ATGCCCACCATCCAGAGTTTGGAACCCCACTCATGCTCTGATGACAGCAGCCAGGGAACCCACCCTTCAGTTCCGATTTTTGAGCAGTATTGCACCCTTGAATCACACTCGGGAACCAGTGGCTATGCCATTCACAATTCTCCATCTACTGTCAGTTTCTCACCTAATGGCAGCTCAGAACAAGATACCGAGTCATTTCCAGTATACTCACACCAATCCTCTGACAACACTTGTGGCTCACCAGTTAATGAATCTTGCTTAACAGATGATGTTGATGACTTGAGGCACAAGATACTTGAACTCGAAACTGCTATGTTGGGACCTCATTCAGATACTCCTGATATATGCTCTATCACAAACCCTGTTGGACTTGTCCAAATTCCATATGATGCAGAGAAGTGTAAACAAATGATGGAGATGATCTCTAGATGGGACTTGAAAGAAGTGCTTTGTGCTTGTGCTAAAGCAATAGAAGAGAATGATAGGTTCACAACTGAATGGTTGATGTCACACTTACAACAGATGGTGTCAGTTAATGGTGAGCCAATCCAACGTTTAGGAGCTTATATGTTAGAAGGACTTGTTGCAAGGTTGGCCTCTTCAGGAAGTTCTATATATAAAGCCCTTAGATGCAAAGAGCCTGCCAGTGCTGAACTTCTCTCATACATGCACGTACTCTATGAAGTATGCCCATACTTCAAGTTTGGGTATATGTCTGCAAATGGGGCTATTGCTGAAGCAATGAAGGATGAAAACGAAGTCCATATAATTGATTTTATGATTGCACAAGGCAGTCAGTGGATCACCTTAATCCAGGGTCTTGCTGCAAGGCCTGGAGGACCTCCAAAGATTCGTATCACAGGCATTGATGATTCTACATCAGCTTATGCCAGAGGAGGGGGGCTTGATATTGTGGGGAACAGGTTATCAAAGCTTGCTGAGTCATGTAAGGTACCTTTTGAGTTCAATGCTGCTAGAGTTCCTGCCGCTGAGGTTCAACTTGAAGACCTAGGAGTTCGTCCTGGTGAAGCTATTGCAGTGAATTTTGCCTTAGTGTTGCACCACATGCCAGATGAAAGTGTGGGAAGTCAGAATCATCGTGACAGGCTGTTGAGGTTGGTTAAGAGCTTGTCTCCCAAGCTGGTCACTCTTGTTGAGCAAGAATCCAACACCAACACTGCCCCATTCTTTCATCGTTTCCTTGAGACATTGAAGTACTATACGGCAATTTTTGAGTCTATTGATGTGACTCTTCCGAGGGATCACAAGGAGCGGATTAATGTTGAGCAGTTCTGTCTGGCTCGAGACATTGTTAACATAATAGCTTGCGAGGGGCCTGAAAGAGTGGAACGTCATGAGCTTCTAGGAAAATGGAGATCACGGTTTATGATGGCTGGGTTTACACCATATCCATTAAGCTCCCTAGTGAATGCTACGATCAAGACCCTGCTGAAGAGCTACAGTGAGAAGTATACACTTGAAGAGAGGGATGGGGCCTTCTTCCTGGGCTGGCTAGACCGAGTTTTGGTTACCTCCTGTGCATGGCAGTGA
- the LOC142640560 gene encoding putative WRKY transcription factor 20 isoform X1, giving the protein MELRLLTATTSTSTSTSSNNTSSSADVAAPPEDPTRNNETTASAAAAAAANARYKMMSPAKLPISRSTCLTIPPGLSPTSFLESPVLLSNMKAEPSPTTGSFMKTHMMHGPVGSTNPVTTVFSNTNIFNERNSSCFEFKPHASSNMVPADLNQQRSEQSVQAQGQCQPQAFASSPSVKKEMAVSSNELSLASPGHMVTSGAIVPVEVDTDEPNHRGTSNTGVQASQFDHKGSGPSVIAERPSDDGYNWRKYGQKLVKGSEFPRSYYKCTHPNCEVKKLFERSHDGQITEIIYKGTHDHPKPQPSRRYTAGAIMAVQEERSDKALSLNGRDERSGMFGQTSHTVEPNSTPDRSPVAVNDDSLDGGSMPNRIHDEADDDDPFSKRRKMDIGGADVTSVVKPIREPRVVVQTLSEVDILDDGYRWRKYGQKVVRGNPNPRSYYKCTNAGCPVRKHVERASHDPKAVITTYEGKHNHDVPTARTSSHDTAGPTAVSGPLRIRSEENDNVSLDLGVGINSAVENRSNEHRQTHHSDIRGSQIHASSSHYNVVQATPVMTYFGVLNTGMSQYGSRGNPSESLNIGIPPLNHSSYPFPQNMGKILTGP; this is encoded by the exons atggagctcCGATTATTAACAGCTACTACGAGTACTAGTACTAGTACTAGTAGTAATAATACTAGTAGCTCTGCTGACGTGGCCGCACCGCCTGAAGATCCGACCCGAAACAACGAAACGACGGCgtctgctgctgctgctgcggcGGCGAACGCCAGGTACAAGATGATGTCGCCGGCGAAGCTTCCGATCTCGAGGTCCACGTGTCTCACGATCCCACCTGGGCTCAGTCCGACGTCGTTTCTCGAATCCCCTGTTCTTCTCTCCAACATGAAG GCAGAGCCCTCTCCAACCACTGGTTCCTTTATGAAGACTCATATGATGCATGGCCCTGTTGGTTCTACAAATCCGGTAACTACTGTTTTCTCCAACACCAATATCTTCAATGAAAGAAACTCCAGCTGCTTCGAATTTAAACCACATGCTTCATCAAATATG gTTCCTGCAGATTTGAACCAACAGAGAAGTGAACAATCTGTGCAAGCCCAAGGTCAGTGCCAACCTCAGGCATTTGCATCATCACCTTCAGTGAAAAAAGAGATGGCAGTTTCCTCAAATGAGTTGAGTCTTGCGTCACCAGGTCACATGGTTACTTCAGGGGCTATTGTACCAGTTGAAGTTGATACTGATGAACCAAACCATAGAGGGACCTCCAACACTGGGGTTCAAGCTTCACAATTCGATCATAAAGGAAGTGGACCTTCAGTCATTGCTGAGAGGCCATCTGATGATGGATATAACTGGAGAAAATATGGACAGAAACTTGTTAAAGGAAGTGAATTTCCACGTAGCTATTACAAATGTACACATCCTAACTGTGAAGTGAAAAAGCTGTTTGAGCGCTCTCATGATGGACAGATAACTGAGATTATCTACAAGGGGACACATGATCATCCTAAACCTCAACCTAGCCGTCGATATACTGCTGGTGCTATTATGGctgttcaagaagaaagatctGATAAGGCTCTATCATTAAATGGTCGAGATG AGAGGTCTGGCATGTTTGGACAGACGTCCCATACAGTTGAGCCAAATAGCACTCCTGACCGATCTCCTGTTGCAGTAAATGATGATAGTCTAGATGGAGGTTCAATGCCAAATAGGATCCATGATGAGgctgatgatgatgatccaTTCTCAAAGCGGAG GAAAATGGACATTGGTGGGGCTGATGTCACTTCGGTGGTTAAGCCTATCCGGGAACCACGAGTTGTTGTTCAAACCCTTAGTGAGGTAGATATACTGGATGATGGGTACCGCTGGCGCAAATATGGGCAGAAAGTGGTCAGAGGCAATCCTAATCCAAG GAGCTACTACAAGTGCACAAATGCTGGATGCCCTGTTAGAAAACATGTGGAAAGAGCATCTCATGATCCCAAAGCAGTTATAACCACATATGAGGGGAAACACAATCATGATGTACCTACTGCAAGGACTAGTAGTCATGATACAGCAGGACCCACGGCTGTGAGTGGACCTTTGAGGATTAGATCAGAAGAAAATGATAATGTTAGCCTTGATCTTGGGGTTGGGATCAACTCAGCTGTTGAGAATAGATCCAACGAGCATAGGCAGACACATCATTCTGATATTCGAGGAAGCCAAATTCACGCTAGCAGTTCACATTATAATGTAGTTCAAGCAACCCCAGTCATGACATACTTTGGTGTTCTAAATACTGGCATGAGTCAGTATGGGTCTAGAGGAAATCCAAGTGAAAGCCTTAACATTGGAATTCCACCTTTAAACCATTCCTCTTACCCATTTCCCCAGAACATGGGGAAAATACTAACAGGTCCATGA
- the LOC142639251 gene encoding scarecrow-like protein 21 isoform X1 produces MHPSQKQKFSNGLQRFSDEPVQEVVSNCMPTIQSLEPHSCSDDSSQGTHPSVPIFEQYCTLESHSGTSGYAIHNSPSTVSFSPNGSSEQDTESFPVYSHQSSDNTCGSPVNESCLTDDVDDLRHKILELETAMLGPHSDTPDICSITNPVGLVQIPYDAEKCKQMMEMISRWDLKEVLCACAKAIEENDRFTTEWLMSHLQQMVSVNGEPIQRLGAYMLEGLVARLASSGSSIYKALRCKEPASAELLSYMHVLYEVCPYFKFGYMSANGAIAEAMKDENEVHIIDFMIAQGSQWITLIQGLAARPGGPPKIRITGIDDSTSAYARGGGLDIVGNRLSKLAESCKVPFEFNAARVPAAEVQLEDLGVRPGEAIAVNFALVLHHMPDESVGSQNHRDRLLRLVKSLSPKLVTLVEQESNTNTAPFFHRFLETLKYYTAIFESIDVTLPRDHKERINVEQFCLARDIVNIIACEGPERVERHELLGKWRSRFMMAGFTPYPLSSLVNATIKTLLKSYSEKYTLEERDGAFFLGWLDRVLVTSCAWQ; encoded by the coding sequence ATGCATCCATCtcagaaacaaaaattttcaaatgggtTGCAGAGGTTCTCTGACGAGCCAGTGCAGGAGGTGGTCTCCAATTGTATGCCCACCATCCAGAGTTTGGAACCCCACTCATGCTCTGATGACAGCAGCCAGGGAACCCACCCTTCAGTTCCGATTTTTGAGCAGTATTGCACCCTTGAATCACACTCGGGAACCAGTGGCTATGCCATTCACAATTCTCCATCTACTGTCAGTTTCTCACCTAATGGCAGCTCAGAACAAGATACCGAGTCATTTCCAGTATACTCACACCAATCCTCTGACAACACTTGTGGCTCACCAGTTAATGAATCTTGCTTAACAGATGATGTTGATGACTTGAGGCACAAGATACTTGAACTCGAAACTGCTATGTTGGGACCTCATTCAGATACTCCTGATATATGCTCTATCACAAACCCTGTTGGACTTGTCCAAATTCCATATGATGCAGAGAAGTGTAAACAAATGATGGAGATGATCTCTAGATGGGACTTGAAAGAAGTGCTTTGTGCTTGTGCTAAAGCAATAGAAGAGAATGATAGGTTCACAACTGAATGGTTGATGTCACACTTACAACAGATGGTGTCAGTTAATGGTGAGCCAATCCAACGTTTAGGAGCTTATATGTTAGAAGGACTTGTTGCAAGGTTGGCCTCTTCAGGAAGTTCTATATATAAAGCCCTTAGATGCAAAGAGCCTGCCAGTGCTGAACTTCTCTCATACATGCACGTACTCTATGAAGTATGCCCATACTTCAAGTTTGGGTATATGTCTGCAAATGGGGCTATTGCTGAAGCAATGAAGGATGAAAACGAAGTCCATATAATTGATTTTATGATTGCACAAGGCAGTCAGTGGATCACCTTAATCCAGGGTCTTGCTGCAAGGCCTGGAGGACCTCCAAAGATTCGTATCACAGGCATTGATGATTCTACATCAGCTTATGCCAGAGGAGGGGGGCTTGATATTGTGGGGAACAGGTTATCAAAGCTTGCTGAGTCATGTAAGGTACCTTTTGAGTTCAATGCTGCTAGAGTTCCTGCCGCTGAGGTTCAACTTGAAGACCTAGGAGTTCGTCCTGGTGAAGCTATTGCAGTGAATTTTGCCTTAGTGTTGCACCACATGCCAGATGAAAGTGTGGGAAGTCAGAATCATCGTGACAGGCTGTTGAGGTTGGTTAAGAGCTTGTCTCCCAAGCTGGTCACTCTTGTTGAGCAAGAATCCAACACCAACACTGCCCCATTCTTTCATCGTTTCCTTGAGACATTGAAGTACTATACGGCAATTTTTGAGTCTATTGATGTGACTCTTCCGAGGGATCACAAGGAGCGGATTAATGTTGAGCAGTTCTGTCTGGCTCGAGACATTGTTAACATAATAGCTTGCGAGGGGCCTGAAAGAGTGGAACGTCATGAGCTTCTAGGAAAATGGAGATCACGGTTTATGATGGCTGGGTTTACACCATATCCATTAAGCTCCCTAGTGAATGCTACGATCAAGACCCTGCTGAAGAGCTACAGTGAGAAGTATACACTTGAAGAGAGGGATGGGGCCTTCTTCCTGGGCTGGCTAGACCGAGTTTTGGTTACCTCCTGTGCATGGCAGTGA
- the LOC142640560 gene encoding putative WRKY transcription factor 20 isoform X3: MKTHMMHGPVGSTNPVTTVFSNTNIFNERNSSCFEFKPHASSNMVPADLNQQRSEQSVQAQGQCQPQAFASSPSVKKEMAVSSNELSLASPGHMVTSGAIVPVEVDTDEPNHRGTSNTGVQASQFDHKGSGPSVIAERPSDDGYNWRKYGQKLVKGSEFPRSYYKCTHPNCEVKKLFERSHDGQITEIIYKGTHDHPKPQPSRRYTAGAIMAVQEERSDKALSLNGRDERSGMFGQTSHTVEPNSTPDRSPVAVNDDSLDGGSMPNRIHDEADDDDPFSKRRKMDIGGADVTSVVKPIREPRVVVQTLSEVDILDDGYRWRKYGQKVVRGNPNPRSYYKCTNAGCPVRKHVERASHDPKAVITTYEGKHNHDVPTARTSSHDTAGPTAVSGPLRIRSEENDNVSLDLGVGINSAVENRSNEHRQTHHSDIRGSQIHASSSHYNVVQATPVMTYFGVLNTGMSQYGSRGNPSESLNIGIPPLNHSSYPFPQNMGKILTGP; the protein is encoded by the exons ATGAAGACTCATATGATGCATGGCCCTGTTGGTTCTACAAATCCGGTAACTACTGTTTTCTCCAACACCAATATCTTCAATGAAAGAAACTCCAGCTGCTTCGAATTTAAACCACATGCTTCATCAAATATG gTTCCTGCAGATTTGAACCAACAGAGAAGTGAACAATCTGTGCAAGCCCAAGGTCAGTGCCAACCTCAGGCATTTGCATCATCACCTTCAGTGAAAAAAGAGATGGCAGTTTCCTCAAATGAGTTGAGTCTTGCGTCACCAGGTCACATGGTTACTTCAGGGGCTATTGTACCAGTTGAAGTTGATACTGATGAACCAAACCATAGAGGGACCTCCAACACTGGGGTTCAAGCTTCACAATTCGATCATAAAGGAAGTGGACCTTCAGTCATTGCTGAGAGGCCATCTGATGATGGATATAACTGGAGAAAATATGGACAGAAACTTGTTAAAGGAAGTGAATTTCCACGTAGCTATTACAAATGTACACATCCTAACTGTGAAGTGAAAAAGCTGTTTGAGCGCTCTCATGATGGACAGATAACTGAGATTATCTACAAGGGGACACATGATCATCCTAAACCTCAACCTAGCCGTCGATATACTGCTGGTGCTATTATGGctgttcaagaagaaagatctGATAAGGCTCTATCATTAAATGGTCGAGATG AGAGGTCTGGCATGTTTGGACAGACGTCCCATACAGTTGAGCCAAATAGCACTCCTGACCGATCTCCTGTTGCAGTAAATGATGATAGTCTAGATGGAGGTTCAATGCCAAATAGGATCCATGATGAGgctgatgatgatgatccaTTCTCAAAGCGGAG GAAAATGGACATTGGTGGGGCTGATGTCACTTCGGTGGTTAAGCCTATCCGGGAACCACGAGTTGTTGTTCAAACCCTTAGTGAGGTAGATATACTGGATGATGGGTACCGCTGGCGCAAATATGGGCAGAAAGTGGTCAGAGGCAATCCTAATCCAAG GAGCTACTACAAGTGCACAAATGCTGGATGCCCTGTTAGAAAACATGTGGAAAGAGCATCTCATGATCCCAAAGCAGTTATAACCACATATGAGGGGAAACACAATCATGATGTACCTACTGCAAGGACTAGTAGTCATGATACAGCAGGACCCACGGCTGTGAGTGGACCTTTGAGGATTAGATCAGAAGAAAATGATAATGTTAGCCTTGATCTTGGGGTTGGGATCAACTCAGCTGTTGAGAATAGATCCAACGAGCATAGGCAGACACATCATTCTGATATTCGAGGAAGCCAAATTCACGCTAGCAGTTCACATTATAATGTAGTTCAAGCAACCCCAGTCATGACATACTTTGGTGTTCTAAATACTGGCATGAGTCAGTATGGGTCTAGAGGAAATCCAAGTGAAAGCCTTAACATTGGAATTCCACCTTTAAACCATTCCTCTTACCCATTTCCCCAGAACATGGGGAAAATACTAACAGGTCCATGA
- the LOC142639252 gene encoding uncharacterized protein LOC142639252, translating to MHALWVSLKENLNCGVKLTGVVQQPGTCHKKRGPTTEKDKLENELVHSTKVICKQNCTRTLLSRLNTGDPSRNIVEIIFQRASVNPTKPSTKIKTVLKVKNSVEIVERFEKYRERVKKKAYEQYKRHPRSTVDGNEQLRFYGTTIVCYSEKSKRVSELCRDPSCGACRIIQSKFDTDYTRRNGVRLNTGSEDLSENMNAITKSVKNIKRAAIVCRTIAGSIINVVDGEYLDFDSVGSEGLLSNLKCLILRNPSAVLPCFIVVFD from the exons ATGCATGCATTGTGGGTTTCTCTGAAGGAGAACTTGAACTGTGGAGTTAAGCTGACTGGTGTTGTTCAGCAGCCTGGGACATGTCATAAGAAAAGAGGTCCTACTACTGAGAAGGATAAATTGGAAAATGAGCTTGTTCATAGCACAAAGGTGATTTGCAAGCAGAACTGCACACGAACATTGCTTTCCA GGCTTAACACTGGAGACCCATCAAGAAACATTGTTGAGATAATCTTTCAAAGAGCTTCCGTGAATCCCACAAAGCCATCAACAAAGATCAAAACTGTCCTCAAGGTGAAGAACTCTGTAGAAATTGTTGAAAGGTTCGAAAAATATAGAGAAAGGGTGAAGAAGAAAGCCTATGAGCAATATAAAAGACATCCAAGAAGTACGGTAGATGGGAATGAGCAGTTACGATTCTATGGCACTACAATAGTCTGTTACAGTGAAAAGTCAAAGCGAGTCTCTGAGCTATGTAGAGATCCATCTTGTGGAGCCTGCAGAATAATTCAATCCAAGTTTGACACAGATTACACCAGAAGAAATGGGGTGCGATTGAATACCGGCAGTGAGGACTTGAGTGAGAATATGAATGCCATTACAAAaagtgttaagaatataaagaggGCTGCAATAGTTTGTAGGACAATTGCTGGGAGCATAATTAATGTGGTGGATGGGGAATATCTAGATTTTGATTCAGTTGGAAGTGAAGGACTGCTTTCCAACTTAAAATGCTTGATATTGAGAAATCCTAGTGCTGTACTTCCCTGTTTCATTGTAGTTTTTGACTGA